The proteins below are encoded in one region of Salvelinus fontinalis isolate EN_2023a chromosome 10, ASM2944872v1, whole genome shotgun sequence:
- the LOC129863996 gene encoding transmembrane protein 88-like yields the protein MSLPRNQTLENGITKLHHINNGEPLSSLQFHLQHTGSVTSVPGSPTGGSGVVVVPPPYSVAGSVAGATDATLELRGSLDCWACSVLVTAQNLIIALVNSTLVSIVFGTIMTPALVMVVFGFLCHSTVQPNGTSLYCSDLLDDGGCVALLVVGFILVTPLLVLALAAYCRLARHLQLGLCFIPYSRAVYKNLPASRQRGGGCCGQQGASEGEGKGSVWV from the exons ATGAGTCTGCCGAGGAACCAGACCCTGGAGAACGGCATCACCAAGCTGCATCACATTAACAATGGGGAACCTCTGTCTTCACTGCAGTTCCACCTCCAGCACACAGGCTCTGTGACCTCTGTGCCAGGGTCGCCCACGGGGGGgtcaggggtggtggtggtgccaCCCCCGTACTCAGTAGCGGGCAGTGTGGCGGGGGCTACGGACGCCACTCTGGAGCTGAGAGGCTCTCTGGACTGCTGGGCGTGCTCAGTACTGGTGACGGCTCAGAACCTGATCattgccctggtcaacagtacgcTGGTCAGTATTGTGTTCGGCACCATCATGACCCCAGCGCTGGTCATGGTCGTGTTTGGCTTCCTATGTCACTCTACG GTGCAACCCAATGGCACGTCCCTGTACTGTTCAGACCTGCTGGATGACGGTGGCTGTGTGGCCCTGCTGGTGGTGGGCTTCATCCTGGTCACCCCTCTCCTGGTCCTGGCTCTGGCTGCTTACTGCCGCCTGGCCCGCCACCTCCAACTGGGCCTCTGTTTCATCCCCTACAGCAGGGCCGTCTACAAGAACCTGCCTGCCTCGCGTCAACGTGGAGGAGGCTGCTGTGGCCAGCAGGGGGCCTCAGAGGGGGAGGGCAAAGGCAGTGTGTGGGTGTGA